In Candidatus Zixiibacteriota bacterium, the genomic stretch TGCACGCTTGATATATTCATCAGGATCGCTCTTACGCAGCTTCATGGCCTCTTCAAGGGTCAATGTGTGCGGGACGTATCCGTTAAGTTCATCATGCGCCGATGTCTGGTCGGTCACGATATCGGGCGTCACGCCCATCTTCACGAGCTTGGGGAGTATATCCGCGCAGTTGCCGACAAGCCCGACCGACAGCGGCTGTTTCTTCGCGCATGCATCTTTGATCCATTCCAGCGCCTCATCGAGACTGCGCGTTTTCTTGTCGCAGTAGGCATTCTGAAGTCTCTTATCGATTCGCGCCTCATCGACCTCGACACAGAGCATCACCGCACCAGCCATTGTCGCTGCAAGAGGCTGGGCGCCACCCATGCCCCCCATTCCGCCTGTCAGGATGAATTTCCCGCTCAGATCGCCGCCGAAGTGTTTGTTACCGCATGCGATGAATGTCTCGTATGTGCCCTGCAGAATCCCCTGCGAACCGATATATATCCACGATCCGGCGGTCATCTGGCCGAACATGATCAGGCCGAGTTTTTCGAGTTCGCGGAATTTCTCCCATGTCGCCCAATGCGGCACGAGATGAGAATTTGCTATTAACACGCGGGGGCAGTGTTCGAATGTCTTGAATATGCCGACCGGTTTGCCCGATTGCACGAGCAGAGTCTCATCTTTTTCGAGATCTTTGAGAGATTTCACGATCGCGTGGTAACAATCCCAGTTGCGCGCAGCCTTTCCGGAGCCACCGTAGACGATCAGCTCTTCCGGCTTCTCGCCGACTTCGGGATCAAGATTATTCTTCAGCATGCGCATCGCAGCTTCGGCATGCCATGTTTTGCATGACCTCGCGTTGCCACGATCAGCATGGATCGGCTCGGACGGCGCTTTCGATTTGACATCTATTTCAGACATAACACACTCCCGCGATGATTGATACGATTCATCAGCCTGCAAGAAACAGGTTGACCGGCCATTCGTCAATAAGGTTTTGAACGCTTATGTGAGATCGGCACGTCGCTTCGCTCCTCGCGATGACGCGTTCCGCTGCATCGAGACTTCTCTATCGAACCCCT encodes the following:
- the hutU gene encoding urocanate hydratase gives rise to the protein MSEIDVKSKAPSEPIHADRGNARSCKTWHAEAAMRMLKNNLDPEVGEKPEELIVYGGSGKAARNWDCYHAIVKSLKDLEKDETLLVQSGKPVGIFKTFEHCPRVLIANSHLVPHWATWEKFRELEKLGLIMFGQMTAGSWIYIGSQGILQGTYETFIACGNKHFGGDLSGKFILTGGMGGMGGAQPLAATMAGAVMLCVEVDEARIDKRLQNAYCDKKTRSLDEALEWIKDACAKKQPLSVGLVGNCADILPKLVKMGVTPDIVTDQTSAHDELNGYVPHTLTLEEAMKLRKSDPDEYIKRAYESMVIHTQAMLDLKKAGSIVFDYGNNLRGQAEKAGLKNAFDFPGFVPAYIRPLFCEGKGPFRWAALSGDPQDIYTTDEVILKEFAYNKPLCDWIKMAHEKVQFQGLPSRICWLGYGERAKFGLIINEMVRNGKLKAPIVIGRDHLDCGSVASPNRETESMKDGSDAIADWPLLNAMLNICSGASWVSIHHGGGVGIGYAIHAGMVVVCDGSKEMDERLLRVLTTDPGTGVMRHADAGYDDAIKFAKEKGVKIPMMK